The following proteins are encoded in a genomic region of Brachypodium distachyon strain Bd21 chromosome 1, Brachypodium_distachyon_v3.0, whole genome shotgun sequence:
- the LOC100845925 gene encoding uncharacterized protein LOC100845925 isoform X1, which produces MSSEPPGHPSRNMRVVYSRELLISIGASERCKNLPPGFDASVLSELQEASSVALGSKGHYATPLGRSDGSGGGYSYSSRGGSSGGRWDTRSTGSSDREGDLPDREPLTQDRRNGNQYKRNWQNTEHDGLLGSGGFPRPTGYAGQLASKDRGNTPQPNRTTERYQPPRPYKTGPLSRKDVDSMNDETFGSFECSNEDRAEEEKKRRASFELMRKEQHKSLQEKKNGPDIEKGNPGGDIVSLLQKSAEKMGATANSGKPDGSAMSSIYQEDATKTSSILPAPAARPLVPPGFSNAFVEKKVPSQSSNIALEPKAHIVASGGSKPSIAQFGGRVEGNQSLTEITENKNKEMGTSDTIASVHQKHPLPSGSFTSSTEFASRILKGTEDWEADAIDKYSIEKQGMPKTSGSVRKDNSISILEEFFGNTLSKRGGNVQTYVERQKLNTDEKMVSSVPESSKFAHWFSDEDLKPEEGLSSKSLLSMIVKNENPGPENIAPGPFLSDGTVQNLASKPPTDKFDASSKFLPFTSPATAGGIRERYSRVGIPEPAPVVMTCEDLEQTMLAQVASNSSSTQKNAVQRHQAVLDEPAVSQKVAVDNHASHHLLSLLQKGTDNKGSSPFGFRVGSANEPLSSDVNSMTNGGVTGIVPINKTETAPASGKSVTLEALFGAAFMNELHSKDAPVSIRGSASSNEGYYPGEETRPFNNNDGAASKEQGNRIEYMNSSFTGPSHGASFDNKGLEIHLPEEDSLFTMNDSFSARKPDILPSLRSSRVDVQLPEKAVDDLNYKLQSLVSGDVEHVQVLGADALGSHSREQRHQVDPQNLYHLLQSRPPALAPRPMLDHIGNRNQQAPFDMPQALRHDPRHSFPANMNPMQHTLNAPGVPHLDPAAHHLMLQRMPGSFPPEGPPRGVLPSQPVHTPAGYRPEMNNVNNFHMHPRQPGYGEFGLMPPGPSGPEVRGNHPEAFERLMQMELTARSKQIHPAMTGPVPGGMYGPELDMNLRYR; this is translated from the exons ATGAGCTCCGAGCCTCCAGGGCACCCCAG CAGGAACATGAGGGTAGTGTACTCGAGGGAGTTGCTGATCTCCATTGGCGCGTCCGAGCGTTGCAAGAACCTGCCCCCTGGTTTCGACGCGTCGGTCCTCAG TGAGCTGCAGGAGGCGTCGTCCGTTGCGCTTGGCAGCAAGGGCCACTACGCGACGCCTCTGGGAAGGTCAGATGGGTCTGGTGGTGGTTACTCTTATTCCTCGCGTGGTGGGAGCTCTGGAGGAAGGTGGGATACTCGCTCGACGGGGTCGAGTGACCGGGAAGGGGATTTACCTGACCGAGAGCCATTAACACAGG ATAGGCGTAATGGGAACCAATACAAACGCAATTGGCAAAATACGGAGCATGATGGCCTACTGGGAAGCGGCGGTTTCCCTAGACCAACTGGATATGCTGGGCAGTTGGCATCAAAGGATCGTGGGAACACGCCTCAGCCAAACAGGACAACTGAACGCTACCAGCCACCGCGCCCTTACAAG ACTGGGCCTCTTTCACGGAAAGATGTTGACTCTATGAATGATGAGACATTTGGATCTTTCGAATGCTCAAACGAGGAtagagcagaagaagaaaagaagcgAAGGG CCTCATTTGAATTGATGAGGAAAGAGCAACATAAGTCCttgcaagaaaagaagaatgGTCCTGATATTGAGAAAGGAAATCCTGGCGGTGATATCGTTTCACTGTTACAGAAATCCGCTGAAAAGATGGGTGCCACAGCTAATAGTGGGAAGCCAGATGGATCTGCAATGTCCTCAATTTATCAAGAAGATGCCACTAAAACATCTTCAATTCTACCAGCTCCCGCGGCGAGGCCGCTTGTCCCACCTGGTTTTTCAAACGCATTTGTGGAGAAAAAGGTTCCATCCCAGTCATCCAACATCGCACTTGAACCAAAG GCCCACATCGTTGCTAGCGGGGGTAGCAAGCCAAGTATTGCACAATTTGGTGGTCGAGTAGAGGGAAACCAGTCATTAACAGAGATcactgaaaacaaaaacaaggaGATGGGCACTTCTGATACCATTGCCAGTGTACATCAAAAGCACCCTCTTCCATCTGGAAGCTTTACCTCTTCAACTGAATTTGCTTCGAGAATTCTGAAAGGGACTGAAGATTGGGAAGCTGATGCAATTGATAAGTACTCTATTGAGAAACAAGGCATGCCAAAAACTAGTGGTTCAGTTAGGAAGGACAATTCAATCTCAATCTTGGAAGAGTTCTTTGGCAACACATTGTCAAAAAGGGGTGGCAATGTACAGACCTATGTTGAG CGTCAGAAGCTGAATACCGATGAAAAAATGGTCTCATCTGTACCAGAATCATCCAAATTTGCTCACTGGTTTAGTGATGAAG ATCTGAAACCTGAAGAGGGCTTGTCGTCGAAGAGCCTGCTCTCCATGATTGTCAAAAATGAAAATCCAGGTCCAGAAAACATAGCTCCTGGTCCATTTTTATCTGATGGCACTGTTCAGAATTTAGCATCAAAACCACCTACTGATAAATTCGATGCTTCATCAAAGTTCCTACCATTTACATCTCCTGCAACTGCTGGTGGTATCAGAGAACGGTACAGCCGTGTTGGTATTCCAGAGCCAGCTCCAGTTGTGATGACATGTGAGGATCTTGAGCAGACGATGTTGGCACAGGTTGCCAGCAATAGCAGTTCCACTCAGAAGAATGCGGTACAGAGGCATCAGGCCGTTTTAGATGAGCCAGCCGTTTCGCAGAAAGTAGCTGTAGACAATCATGCATCACACCATCTTCTTTCATTATTACAGAAGGGAACAGATAACAAGGGATCATCTCCGTTTGGTTTCCGCGTAGGGTCAGCTAATGAACCACTGAGTTCGGATGTAAACTCCATGACCAATGGGGGGGTAACTGGAATTGTTCCAATTAATAAAACTGAAACTGCTCCTGCTTCGGGGAAGAGCGTGACATTGGAAGCATTATTTGGGGCTGCATTCATGAATGAGCTACATTCCAAGGATGCACCAGTTTCTATTCGAGGATCTGCATCAAGTAATGAAGGATACTACCCTGGTGAAGAGACTCGACCATTCAACAACAATGATGGAGCTGCCTCTAAAGAACAAGGAAACAGAATAGAGTACATGAATTCATCTTTCACTGGTCCAAGTCACGGTGCTAGCTTTGACAATAAAGGCTTGGAAATTCATCTGCCTGAAGAAGATAGTTTGTTTACGATGAATGACTCTTTCAGTGCTCGAAAGCCTGATATTTTGCCCTCTCTGAGATCCAGTAGGGTTGACGTGCAATTGCCGGAGAAGGCAGTTGATGATCTTAATTATAAGCTTCAAAGCCTTGTGTCTGGTGATGTAGAGCATGTTCAAGTACTTGGTGCTGATGCTCTGGGGTCTCATTCCCGCGAACAGCGTCATCAGGTTGACCCTCAGAATCTTTATCATCTACTACAGAGTAGGCCACCTGCACTTGCTCCTCGTCCTATGCTGGATCACATTGGTAATAGGAACCAGCAAGCCCCATTTGACATGCCACAAGCGCTAAGACATGATCCCCGCCATTCTTTTCCAGCTAACATGAATCCTATGCAGCACACTCTTAATGCTCCGGGGGTTCCTCATTTAGACCCTGCTGCACATCATCTCATGCTACAGCGAATGCCTGGAAGTTTTCCACCAGAAGGCCCTCCGAGAGGTGTTCTGCCATCTCAGCCTGTGCATACTCCGGCTGGTTATAGACCTGAGATGAACAATGTAAATAATTTCCATATGCACCCTCGCCAGCCTGGCTATGGAGAATTTGGATTGATGCCTCCAG GTCCATCTGGTCCAGAGGTGCGAGGCAACCACCCAGAAGCCTTTGAGAGGTTGATGCAGATGGAGCTTACAGCCAGATCCAAACAGATACATCCAGCCATGACCGGCCCTGTACCCGGCGGTATGTACGGGCCTGAGCTTGACATGAACCTGAGATACAGATGA
- the LOC100845925 gene encoding uncharacterized protein LOC100845925 isoform X2: MSSEPPGHPRNMRVVYSRELLISIGASERCKNLPPGFDASVLSELQEASSVALGSKGHYATPLGRSDGSGGGYSYSSRGGSSGGRWDTRSTGSSDREGDLPDREPLTQDRRNGNQYKRNWQNTEHDGLLGSGGFPRPTGYAGQLASKDRGNTPQPNRTTERYQPPRPYKTGPLSRKDVDSMNDETFGSFECSNEDRAEEEKKRRASFELMRKEQHKSLQEKKNGPDIEKGNPGGDIVSLLQKSAEKMGATANSGKPDGSAMSSIYQEDATKTSSILPAPAARPLVPPGFSNAFVEKKVPSQSSNIALEPKAHIVASGGSKPSIAQFGGRVEGNQSLTEITENKNKEMGTSDTIASVHQKHPLPSGSFTSSTEFASRILKGTEDWEADAIDKYSIEKQGMPKTSGSVRKDNSISILEEFFGNTLSKRGGNVQTYVERQKLNTDEKMVSSVPESSKFAHWFSDEDLKPEEGLSSKSLLSMIVKNENPGPENIAPGPFLSDGTVQNLASKPPTDKFDASSKFLPFTSPATAGGIRERYSRVGIPEPAPVVMTCEDLEQTMLAQVASNSSSTQKNAVQRHQAVLDEPAVSQKVAVDNHASHHLLSLLQKGTDNKGSSPFGFRVGSANEPLSSDVNSMTNGGVTGIVPINKTETAPASGKSVTLEALFGAAFMNELHSKDAPVSIRGSASSNEGYYPGEETRPFNNNDGAASKEQGNRIEYMNSSFTGPSHGASFDNKGLEIHLPEEDSLFTMNDSFSARKPDILPSLRSSRVDVQLPEKAVDDLNYKLQSLVSGDVEHVQVLGADALGSHSREQRHQVDPQNLYHLLQSRPPALAPRPMLDHIGNRNQQAPFDMPQALRHDPRHSFPANMNPMQHTLNAPGVPHLDPAAHHLMLQRMPGSFPPEGPPRGVLPSQPVHTPAGYRPEMNNVNNFHMHPRQPGYGEFGLMPPGPSGPEVRGNHPEAFERLMQMELTARSKQIHPAMTGPVPGGMYGPELDMNLRYR, encoded by the exons ATGAGCTCCGAGCCTCCAGGGCACCCCAG GAACATGAGGGTAGTGTACTCGAGGGAGTTGCTGATCTCCATTGGCGCGTCCGAGCGTTGCAAGAACCTGCCCCCTGGTTTCGACGCGTCGGTCCTCAG TGAGCTGCAGGAGGCGTCGTCCGTTGCGCTTGGCAGCAAGGGCCACTACGCGACGCCTCTGGGAAGGTCAGATGGGTCTGGTGGTGGTTACTCTTATTCCTCGCGTGGTGGGAGCTCTGGAGGAAGGTGGGATACTCGCTCGACGGGGTCGAGTGACCGGGAAGGGGATTTACCTGACCGAGAGCCATTAACACAGG ATAGGCGTAATGGGAACCAATACAAACGCAATTGGCAAAATACGGAGCATGATGGCCTACTGGGAAGCGGCGGTTTCCCTAGACCAACTGGATATGCTGGGCAGTTGGCATCAAAGGATCGTGGGAACACGCCTCAGCCAAACAGGACAACTGAACGCTACCAGCCACCGCGCCCTTACAAG ACTGGGCCTCTTTCACGGAAAGATGTTGACTCTATGAATGATGAGACATTTGGATCTTTCGAATGCTCAAACGAGGAtagagcagaagaagaaaagaagcgAAGGG CCTCATTTGAATTGATGAGGAAAGAGCAACATAAGTCCttgcaagaaaagaagaatgGTCCTGATATTGAGAAAGGAAATCCTGGCGGTGATATCGTTTCACTGTTACAGAAATCCGCTGAAAAGATGGGTGCCACAGCTAATAGTGGGAAGCCAGATGGATCTGCAATGTCCTCAATTTATCAAGAAGATGCCACTAAAACATCTTCAATTCTACCAGCTCCCGCGGCGAGGCCGCTTGTCCCACCTGGTTTTTCAAACGCATTTGTGGAGAAAAAGGTTCCATCCCAGTCATCCAACATCGCACTTGAACCAAAG GCCCACATCGTTGCTAGCGGGGGTAGCAAGCCAAGTATTGCACAATTTGGTGGTCGAGTAGAGGGAAACCAGTCATTAACAGAGATcactgaaaacaaaaacaaggaGATGGGCACTTCTGATACCATTGCCAGTGTACATCAAAAGCACCCTCTTCCATCTGGAAGCTTTACCTCTTCAACTGAATTTGCTTCGAGAATTCTGAAAGGGACTGAAGATTGGGAAGCTGATGCAATTGATAAGTACTCTATTGAGAAACAAGGCATGCCAAAAACTAGTGGTTCAGTTAGGAAGGACAATTCAATCTCAATCTTGGAAGAGTTCTTTGGCAACACATTGTCAAAAAGGGGTGGCAATGTACAGACCTATGTTGAG CGTCAGAAGCTGAATACCGATGAAAAAATGGTCTCATCTGTACCAGAATCATCCAAATTTGCTCACTGGTTTAGTGATGAAG ATCTGAAACCTGAAGAGGGCTTGTCGTCGAAGAGCCTGCTCTCCATGATTGTCAAAAATGAAAATCCAGGTCCAGAAAACATAGCTCCTGGTCCATTTTTATCTGATGGCACTGTTCAGAATTTAGCATCAAAACCACCTACTGATAAATTCGATGCTTCATCAAAGTTCCTACCATTTACATCTCCTGCAACTGCTGGTGGTATCAGAGAACGGTACAGCCGTGTTGGTATTCCAGAGCCAGCTCCAGTTGTGATGACATGTGAGGATCTTGAGCAGACGATGTTGGCACAGGTTGCCAGCAATAGCAGTTCCACTCAGAAGAATGCGGTACAGAGGCATCAGGCCGTTTTAGATGAGCCAGCCGTTTCGCAGAAAGTAGCTGTAGACAATCATGCATCACACCATCTTCTTTCATTATTACAGAAGGGAACAGATAACAAGGGATCATCTCCGTTTGGTTTCCGCGTAGGGTCAGCTAATGAACCACTGAGTTCGGATGTAAACTCCATGACCAATGGGGGGGTAACTGGAATTGTTCCAATTAATAAAACTGAAACTGCTCCTGCTTCGGGGAAGAGCGTGACATTGGAAGCATTATTTGGGGCTGCATTCATGAATGAGCTACATTCCAAGGATGCACCAGTTTCTATTCGAGGATCTGCATCAAGTAATGAAGGATACTACCCTGGTGAAGAGACTCGACCATTCAACAACAATGATGGAGCTGCCTCTAAAGAACAAGGAAACAGAATAGAGTACATGAATTCATCTTTCACTGGTCCAAGTCACGGTGCTAGCTTTGACAATAAAGGCTTGGAAATTCATCTGCCTGAAGAAGATAGTTTGTTTACGATGAATGACTCTTTCAGTGCTCGAAAGCCTGATATTTTGCCCTCTCTGAGATCCAGTAGGGTTGACGTGCAATTGCCGGAGAAGGCAGTTGATGATCTTAATTATAAGCTTCAAAGCCTTGTGTCTGGTGATGTAGAGCATGTTCAAGTACTTGGTGCTGATGCTCTGGGGTCTCATTCCCGCGAACAGCGTCATCAGGTTGACCCTCAGAATCTTTATCATCTACTACAGAGTAGGCCACCTGCACTTGCTCCTCGTCCTATGCTGGATCACATTGGTAATAGGAACCAGCAAGCCCCATTTGACATGCCACAAGCGCTAAGACATGATCCCCGCCATTCTTTTCCAGCTAACATGAATCCTATGCAGCACACTCTTAATGCTCCGGGGGTTCCTCATTTAGACCCTGCTGCACATCATCTCATGCTACAGCGAATGCCTGGAAGTTTTCCACCAGAAGGCCCTCCGAGAGGTGTTCTGCCATCTCAGCCTGTGCATACTCCGGCTGGTTATAGACCTGAGATGAACAATGTAAATAATTTCCATATGCACCCTCGCCAGCCTGGCTATGGAGAATTTGGATTGATGCCTCCAG GTCCATCTGGTCCAGAGGTGCGAGGCAACCACCCAGAAGCCTTTGAGAGGTTGATGCAGATGGAGCTTACAGCCAGATCCAAACAGATACATCCAGCCATGACCGGCCCTGTACCCGGCGGTATGTACGGGCCTGAGCTTGACATGAACCTGAGATACAGATGA